CATCGGCCGGCCGGCCGGCGGCAGCCAGCGCGCTGCCCAGATTGTCCCAATAATCTGCAACCCCCTTCGCGCGTTCCAGCGCCTTGGCGATCAACTCCACCGCCTCGCCCGCGCGGCCCGATTGCAGGGACAGCACGCCCAGCAGATGCAGCGCATCGGCATGCCGCGGGTCGGCGGCCAGGATCCTGCGGTAGCCGCGTTCGGCCTCGGCGAGGCGTCCGGCCTGATGGTGCGCCACGGCCCGAGCCAGCGTGTTGGTATCCATCGCCACGTTTCCGCCCCGTCCTTCGACTGCCCGCATCCTCAAAGGGAGTGCCATCATCGGGGGATCACGGTAAAGATGCCATCGATAATGTCGGAGATGCGGTCGCCGAGGATCTGCGGCCCGGGTTGGGGAGTGCTTGCGATGGCCGGGGCACGCTTGTCCTTGCGAGGAGGAATGCGCGGAGCGGCGCTGCCGCCGGCGGTGCGGCTCAGCCGGCAGGCCGATGCGCTCGCCGCCGCGGGCGACGCGGCGGGGGCGGAACCGCTCTATGCCCGTGCGCTGGCTGCCGACCCGATGCTCGCCGGAACCCACAACAACCACGGCAACGTCCTTCGCGCGCTCGGCCGCCTGGACAAGGCCGCCGCCGCGTATCGCGCCGCCGTCGCCCACGGCCTGGACGAGGGTATGGCGCATTACAATCTCGGTTCCGTCCTGCGTCAGGCCGAACGGCACGCGGAGGCGGACGACGCTTTCCGCCAGTCCCTGGCCCTGCGCCCCGATCATGCGGAGGCGTGGAACAACCACGCCAATCTGCTGCGCGACCTCGACCGCTTCGGGCCGGCGGCGCAGGCCTATCGCCGGGCGCTCGCCCTGCGGCCGGATTGGGCCGACGCCCACGACAATCTCGGTGCCGTGCTCTATCTGCTGCACGAGCAGGGCGCGGAAGGCGAAGCGGCCGCCCTGGCCCGGCTGTGGCGGCGGGACCATCCCGGCAACCCGCTGGCCTGCCACATCGGCGCGGCCATCGCGGGCGAGCAGGCCGCCTCCCGTGCCCCCGACGGGTATGTGCGGCAGACCTTCGACCTGTTCGCGAACGAGTTCGACCGCAAGCTGGCGGAGTTGGATTACTGCGCCCCGGCGCTGCTGGCCGGCCTGTTGGCGGACGAGGCGCCTGGTGCGATCCTCGACGTGCTCGATGCCGGGTGCGGCACCGGGCTTTGCGCGGCCTCGCTGCGGCCCCGCGCCCGCCGGCTGGTCGGCGTCGACCTGTCCGACGGGATGCTGGAGCATGCCCGCGCCCGTGGCCTCTATGATGAGTTGCATGCCGCGGAACTGGTCGGGTTTCTTGCCGCCCGGCCCGGTGCCTTCGATCTTGTGATGGCGGCTGACGTGTTCTGCTATTTCGGCGTTCTGGACGAGGCGTTCGCCGCGGCCCATGCCGCGTTGCGTCCCGGCGGGCGGCTGGCCTTCACGGTGGAGGAACTCGGCCCGGACGATGGCCGTCCGCACCGTGTTGCCACCCACGGGCGATATGCCCATGCCGAAGCCTATGTGCGCGCCGCCCTGGCCGCGGCGGGGCTGGAGTTGAGGCGGTGCGACCACGACCGCCTGCGCTTCGAGAGCGGCGAACCGGTGGGCGGGCTGGTGGTTCTGGCGGAACGGCCGGTCAGTTAGGGTGCGCGGCGCGGACGGCGCGGACGGCGCGGATCGCTCGGTTTGGGTGAAGGCTTCCGGGCCGGCGGAGCGTCCAGCGCCGCCGCTTCGTCGGTTCGGCCGAGCGTGCGCAAGGCGACGGCCAGCGTGTCGCGCGCGGCGGGGTGGGCGGGGTCGATGCGGACGGCCTGGCGAAGGGGGGCCAGGGCGGCAATGTTGCGGTTGGTGGCCGCCAGCGCGATCCCGAGATTGAGGGCGGCCGACAGGAAGTCCGGAACCAGTGCCAGGGCATTGCGGAAGGCGATCACCGAATCCGCGCGCAGCCCCGCCGCGAACAGGATATTGCCCAGCAGGAAGGCGATATCGGCGTCCTGAGGGGCGAGAGCCGCGGCACGGAGCAGGTCGGTCAGTGCCAGCGTCACCTGCCCGGACTCGAGCCGCAGCCGGCCGCGCCCATGCAACAGCTTCACCAGCTTTTCCCGCGCCGGTTCCAACCCCGGTTCGATCCTGAGGGCGCGTTCCAAAAGATCCGCGGCCATGTCGGCGGCGGCGGCATCGCTGCCGCCGTGTCGGGCGAACGCGCGGTCGGTCCAGGCCTCCGCGAAGTCGGGGCGCAGGGCGAGCGCATGGCGATAGCCGGCTTCCGCCTCGTCCAGCCGGCCGAGACCGCGAAGCAGGTTGGCGCGATTGGCATGGATGTCGGCCTCCACCGGTCGCAGGGCCAGCGCCTTGTCGATCAGGGTCAGGCCGAATTCGCCACGGCCGATCTGCCCGGCCAGCACCCCTAGGTAATGCAGGGCGTCGGGCTGTTCCGGTTCGGCATCGAGGATACGGGCATACAATTCCTGCGCCTCACCGAAACGGCCGGCAAGGTGCAGGTCGAGCGCGAGCGTCAGGGCTTCGA
The genomic region above belongs to Azospirillum thiophilum and contains:
- a CDS encoding tetratricopeptide repeat protein codes for the protein MVTILEALTLALDLHLAGRFGEAQELYARILDAEPEQPDALHYLGVLAGQIGRGEFGLTLIDKALALRPVEADIHANRANLLRGLGRLDEAEAGYRHALALRPDFAEAWTDRAFARHGGSDAAAADMAADLLERALRIEPGLEPAREKLVKLLHGRGRLRLESGQVTLALTDLLRAAALAPQDADIAFLLGNILFAAGLRADSVIAFRNALALVPDFLSAALNLGIALAATNRNIAALAPLRQAVRIDPAHPAARDTLAVALRTLGRTDEAAALDAPPARKPSPKPSDPRRPRRPRRAP
- a CDS encoding class I SAM-dependent DNA methyltransferase, producing the protein MRGAALPPAVRLSRQADALAAAGDAAGAEPLYARALAADPMLAGTHNNHGNVLRALGRLDKAAAAYRAAVAHGLDEGMAHYNLGSVLRQAERHAEADDAFRQSLALRPDHAEAWNNHANLLRDLDRFGPAAQAYRRALALRPDWADAHDNLGAVLYLLHEQGAEGEAAALARLWRRDHPGNPLACHIGAAIAGEQAASRAPDGYVRQTFDLFANEFDRKLAELDYCAPALLAGLLADEAPGAILDVLDAGCGTGLCAASLRPRARRLVGVDLSDGMLEHARARGLYDELHAAELVGFLAARPGAFDLVMAADVFCYFGVLDEAFAAAHAALRPGGRLAFTVEELGPDDGRPHRVATHGRYAHAEAYVRAALAAAGLELRRCDHDRLRFESGEPVGGLVVLAERPVS